In Bremerella cremea, the sequence TTGCGACGTTCGATTCCAGCGATGCCACCTCTTGGTGCGAATCGGCTGTTTGGCCGTTGGCTAACGCTTGGGAGTCTAAGTCCATCTGATTCATGACTGTTTGCACTTCTTCCACGTAGGCGTGTAAGTCATCCCGTGTGGCATCCGCTGGCACGAATATGGGTTGTCCTGCGAGCATGACGATCGTCGAGAACGGTTTGGGAATGATCAATTCCGACCACGTTCCCTGCCAGCGCCAACAGTTGGAGCAAGCAAATGCGGTCGGCACTATCCCACGCCCCGTCCGCGAAGCAAGGTAAACAATCCCCGAACTCATGGTACGGTTCGGACCACGCGGACCATCGGGCGTAATCACCAAATGGCGTGATTGAACGGTTTGCAATAGCTGTCGTAGGGCGGTGGTACGAATGCGATTGGTAGACCCGCGTACCGTTTGGATATTTCGCAGCCCTAAGATACTGGCCACAAACGACCCGTCACGATGCGAACTGGTAAGCGCCGTCGTACACCAATGTCGTCCGCCAAACACCGGCAAAACAATTGAATCGTGCCAAACGCAATACAAATAGCGTTCGTGAGAATCACGATTGAAAGGGCTCGTTTCTGGAGTCCCTGTGACGATCTTGATTCTTAGCGTTCGAAACAATATCCACAACAATCCGGCAAAGGCATAAGCCACCAGAACAGTCAGCAAGCGTGTTAAGGTTCTCAGAAGAATACTCGGTATCTGTCGTTTTATTGTTGTTGCGCTAACTATGAATGACGTTACACGCATCAGGTTTCAGCAACAAGGTCACTTGGCTTTTCCAATTTTCAAGCCATGTATCAGGAACCTAAACGAGAAGCGGTTGCTTCTGGCGATTCCAAAATTGTCAGATGGGCAAGATGCGGGAAGAGTTGCCGTGGCTTCGAGGATGGTTTCGTGTCACGCTTCCGATTCACTTTGCCTCGCCGAAATGCCTGGGCAATCGCGACCGGGATTTCCGCTTCTGCGTGAACGAGACCAGCGCGGCTTTTGACGCGTTTGGCGACCATTTCTTGCTCTTTGGCAACACCCATGGCACGTCGCTTTTCCGCCAAAGCCAAGGCCACCCGAAAGTCGGCATCGGCCTGATCAAGCTGCAGCTTGGCACCAATGTTACGGCCAACATCAATTTCGGCGATATCGATGGAAACAATCGTAAACGCAGTCTGCACATCGAGACCTTGCGCAAGAACATGCCGCGTAATGAGCATTGGATCACGAAGAGCCTCTTGATAGCTATCACAAGAACCAATCGCTGAAATCACGCTCTGCCCTACGCGCGCCACGACCGTTGACTCGGTTGCTCCACCAATAAGTTGGAGCAAGTTTGTACGAACGGTTACCCGAATACAAACTTTAAGTTGAATCCCATCCCGCGCAACCCCATACAGGGCATCGCTGGTCGGGTCGTCGGGGTCGGGGCAGAAAATAACTCGCGGGTAAACACTGGTTTTTACGGCATCCAAGATATCTCGGCCCGCGAGATCAATCGCGGCGGCAGTATCCCAATCGAGGTCAATGCCGGCGCGAGCCGCAGCGATGACAGCCAACGTGACACGACGAATATCACCTCCGGCGAGGTACTGCGCTTCGAGTGTGCTTGTCTTGATCGGCTCTAGGCCGGATTGAACGGCCATGACCTTGCACTGCACGATTGCCTGGGGACGAACCCCGCGCAGCGACATGAATATCAAGTCGAGAAAGCCAATACGGGTTCCGGTCGAGTAAGCTTGCAACCACAACTGGAAATACCAGAACAAAAGAAGACTCAGCCCAACGACGATCAACGCCGCGAAGATAACGCCCCAGAATACGATCATTTTGATTCGCTTTCGCACATCAACGGATGCGCATTCGATTTCACGATTCGTACGTCACAGAAAGACAGAAATCACGTACGAAAGCAACGCGAGCACTTCGCCAAGGAACCAACCGGCGTCCTGTTGGTTCCTTCGGGATTGGCCAAATTTTCTAGGCGCTATGGCGGCTCGTTCGCGATTCGATCCTGGCCAGTTTTCGCTGGGCGGCCGACTTCACATTAAGTGCGGCCCCATCCATAGCGATCACTTCGTTAAGATCGTCCGCACCTTTTTTCGCCATGCCACAAGCGACATAAACCAAGCCACGGTTATAGCGAATCATCGCCATCATTTCGGGGGAAAGCCCTGGCACTTCGAGCGCTAACGAATAGTCGTCGATCGCGCCTTGGTGATCGTGCTTCTTGGCTTTCAGCATGCCTCGCTTATAAAGCGAAGTGGCCTTATCCCCTTTGGCAAAATAGCTTGCGATCCATCTAAAAGCACTCATCCGACCATCCCTTCCTTCACGCGTTTCTTTCCGTTGGCCGAGCTTTTGGTCTTCTGGGCGGTGGGATACTCTTGGCAACGTTGTTGGACGGTCTTAAAGGGTGTCCCTTCGGTGCGTTCGTAACGTTCGGCCCGTACGAACCAAAATGCCAAGCCACCCGAATTGTGCTTTGGGGTATCGTTCAAAGCGGCAGCACGGACACCAAGCGAGCCTTTTTTGCCCGTCTTCTGCCAACCCCGGCGTTCCATGATCATGCGAACTAGCACACCAATCGCTTGCCGCAAACGGGTCGACCGTTTTACATGGATGCCTGCCAGAAATTGATCGACCTCTGGCTGAGCTTCTAACTCGCGAATCACACCAGCGAGCGGGGCTCGATCGTGATGCAATTCCGATTCCTCCATGCGTCGCTGCCGATCGGCATCGCTAAAGAACTCAAGGACGGTCTCGAACGGCTGCTCCGCGTCGTTCACGACATCGGCAAACTTGTTTCCCTGCCGATCAGCCAGAAACGCACTGCGTGTTATTTTTACGCTCGCCATTTTGTTTACCTTGCCCTTGTTTTTCCAAAGTGAGCCAGAGATTCCATTTTAGTAGATACAGATATTGTATCTCTTGATTCGGCACATGGATACGCACGAACTAGCAAAACTTTCAATCGTTACACAACGTTTACACTTCCCAGACAGGGAATAGAGGCTGGGCGAACCGCAGCAGCTGGTCATCCTTGCGAATTCAAATCGCAAATACCTGCTTAACTTCAGCGATCTCGGCAGGCAGATGTTGGGCGATCGCAGCGAGGTCTGTCGTCGTAACGCCAATGTCTTCCAAGAGTTCCGGATCGAGCTTCTTAGAATCCGAACGCATCGCCGCTGGCATCCCAGCTTTGTCTGCCAAGATATCGGCCAGATGAACAATCCGGGGCATAGTGCGGCGCTGCTCAGGCAAAGCCGACGGATCGTGATGATTCCCGGTAACATCAACTAATTGCTCTGGAAACATCCATGCTCGACACAGTTCAGCTCCAAAAGCTTCATGAGTCACGCCAAACACCTGCCGTTCGGCATCGCATAAAGACAAATCTGGATCTTTGGTAAATCGCTGCAGAACGTCACCAAACTCGGCCCGACACGCTTGCAGTTCAACAATGATACCGACATCGTGAATCAACCCGGCGAGAAACGCATCGTCGCTGGACACCGTGCCAGCTTGGTTAGCTAGCTGGCGAGAAATCGCCGCCACGGCAATGGAATGATTCCAAAGATTCTCGACTTTGAATGGAGGTTGGATCGATTGCGGACGGAAAATCTTGTTCAAGCTGGCAGCAATCGTAATGTTCTTGATTGCGTTTAAACCGAGAAACACGATCGCCCGCTTCACCGAGCTGAACTGGCCTGGCATGCCATAGAACGACGAGTTGACCACTCGCAAGATCCGCGTGCTAAGAGCTGGATCGTTGCGAACCACTCGATCGACGTCATCAGCCGTGCATTCCGGATCGTCCACAAGCTGGCGGACTTTGCTGGCCACTTCCGGGAGCGTCGCAATATTTCGAACGCGCTGGATCGCATCGAGGACGATCACGGGAGCTGAGACGATTTGATTCATAATATGTCTATTGTCACGCGGAACACAACAAGCCGATTTGAGGCTTTGTTACTTGCATTCCTCGCAGGCAATCCAATGAAAGGGTAAGTTGGCCACGTCAGAACTCAGCCTATTGTGCTTCTTTCTGTAGCGGCATTTCCTCTGCGGCGATCAATAACCTCCTACCGTTACACGTTCGGTCTTATTGCCGATTCGCTGGTGAAAGTCATGAACAAAGTTCTCTAAGTCCTCGGCAAACAACGGCTTGGCGAAGAAGTATCCTTGTCCTAATTCACAATCAAGCGATTGCAACAACACGAGTTGTTCTTTGGTTTCGATCCCTTCGGCAACCACTTTCAATCCTAAGTTGTCTGCCAGGACCAGCACCGCTTCCAACAACGCGGCATAGTCTTTGACATTCTTCAGATTCGCCACAAACGAACGATCGACCTTAAGTACATCAATCGGAAACTCGTGTAAGCACGAAAGCGAAGAATGCCCGGTTCCGAAGTCATCCATATCGATTCGCACGCCTAGCTGCCGTAGCTCTTTCAGCTTGGCGATGCCGGTCTCCATCTCTTCCATGATCATGCTCTCGGTCACTTCTAGATGAAGCGAGCCTGGTGGCATTCGATACTTGGCAAGAACGTCTGCGACTCGCTGCACCATTTCTGGTAGCAGCAGTTGTTTTCGCGAGAGATTGACGTGCACACATTTTGGTGCTTTATCGCCCAGGTTCTTTTGCCAGTCGACCCATTGTTGGCAAGCTCGGTCGAGAACCCAACTTTCAATCTGAATGATCAAATCCGACTCTTCCGCGATCGGGATAAAACGGTCAGGCATTATCAGCCCGTAATCGGGATGCTGCCAACGAATTAAAGCCTCGACGCCATCAAGCTGTCCTGAGGTAAGGCTAACGATTGGCTGGTATGCGATGACCAGTTCATCACGCTCGATGGCAACGTTCAATTGCTCTTCAAGCTGCATGTGCAATTCGGCCCGCTCGCGCATGGTTTCATCAAACACACGATAACACGCCTTGCCAGAAGATTTCGCCGCATACATGGCCAAGTCGGCATCGCGGAGCATTTCACTGGCGGTCTCGAAATGGTGCTGATTCGTCACAATCCCAATACTGGCAGTCGAGATCACCGAATGGGGACCAATTTGATAAGCGGGCCAAAGAATATCCTCCAATCGTTCTGCGACCCGAATGGCATCTTCTGGGCAATTGAGATTTTCTAGCAGCACCAGAAATTCATCCCCTCCGAGCCGGGCAGGAGTGATGTCGTTACCGCGCAGAGATTTACGAATTCGCTGCGAGATCTGTTTGAGCAGATCGTCTCCAGCTTCATGCCCTAAACTGTCGTTGACCAACTTAAAGCGATCGAAATCGATAAACAGAAGCGCAAAGCAGTGGGGTGCCTTTTTATCGAGAGATTTTTGAATGGAACGTAGGATAGATGTACGATTAGCCAGCCCCGTTAGCGAGTCGTGAAAAGCCATCCACTCAAGTTCTGCAAGAAGCTTTCGCCTCTCTGTCAGATCGCGCGCGGTCGTCACTAGAATCTGTCTACCTTGTGACGAAAACACACGCATATTCGCTTCGGCCGGAAATTTGGTTCCATCCTTGCGGTGACGATAGATTTCAATTGAGTCTATTCCACCCTGATCGAGCAAGATCTGAGCAACTTCTTCCGGCGTATAGGAACGGTTATCAATCCGCAGATCAGAGACTCTTTTTCGCACGTCCATCGTCATCATCTCTTCACGCGTATATCCCAAGGCCTTGCAAGAGGCGGCGTTCACATACAAAACTTGGAATGTCTCGATATCGACCAACGAAATAGAATCGGCAGTAGCGTTTAGTGCCTCGTAATAAAGACGCAGCTTGGCTAACGACTCGACCCGCTCCGAAATGTCGCGAATCATACAAATGAATAATGAATCGCTACCTTCCTGTTCAATTTCCCACAGACTGACCGTCGCCGGAAGTTCGCTACCATCCCGTCTT encodes:
- a CDS encoding flotillin-like FloA family protein; the protein is MIVFWGVIFAALIVVGLSLLLFWYFQLWLQAYSTGTRIGFLDLIFMSLRGVRPQAIVQCKVMAVQSGLEPIKTSTLEAQYLAGGDIRRVTLAVIAAARAGIDLDWDTAAAIDLAGRDILDAVKTSVYPRVIFCPDPDDPTSDALYGVARDGIQLKVCIRVTVRTNLLQLIGGATESTVVARVGQSVISAIGSCDSYQEALRDPMLITRHVLAQGLDVQTAFTIVSIDIAEIDVGRNIGAKLQLDQADADFRVALALAEKRRAMGVAKEQEMVAKRVKSRAGLVHAEAEIPVAIAQAFRRGKVNRKRDTKPSSKPRQLFPHLAHLTILESPEATASRLGS
- a CDS encoding lysophospholipid acyltransferase family protein; translated protein: MLTVLVAYAFAGLLWILFRTLRIKIVTGTPETSPFNRDSHERYLYCVWHDSIVLPVFGGRHWCTTALTSSHRDGSFVASILGLRNIQTVRGSTNRIRTTALRQLLQTVQSRHLVITPDGPRGPNRTMSSGIVYLASRTGRGIVPTAFACSNCWRWQGTWSELIIPKPFSTIVMLAGQPIFVPADATRDDLHAYVEEVQTVMNQMDLDSQALANGQTADSHQEVASLESNVAKERIR
- a CDS encoding HDOD domain-containing protein, producing MNQIVSAPVIVLDAIQRVRNIATLPEVASKVRQLVDDPECTADDVDRVVRNDPALSTRILRVVNSSFYGMPGQFSSVKRAIVFLGLNAIKNITIAASLNKIFRPQSIQPPFKVENLWNHSIAVAAISRQLANQAGTVSSDDAFLAGLIHDVGIIVELQACRAEFGDVLQRFTKDPDLSLCDAERQVFGVTHEAFGAELCRAWMFPEQLVDVTGNHHDPSALPEQRRTMPRIVHLADILADKAGMPAAMRSDSKKLDPELLEDIGVTTTDLAAIAQHLPAEIAEVKQVFAI
- a CDS encoding putative bifunctional diguanylate cyclase/phosphodiesterase, with the translated sequence MPQFFGTYNESAIMLLILAGIFLIIAWVWRLHREIERCEAALQAEEKLREEKQRSAAQIKGLMLASPDPLITMDHHGIVQVASYSVETVLGWKPHEIVGQNARVLLPESDYPQFEELLDHIKTSGKLNQLGAPRDCFAKRRDGSELPATVSLWEIEQEGSDSLFICMIRDISERVESLAKLRLYYEALNATADSISLVDIETFQVLYVNAASCKALGYTREEMMTMDVRKRVSDLRIDNRSYTPEEVAQILLDQGGIDSIEIYRHRKDGTKFPAEANMRVFSSQGRQILVTTARDLTERRKLLAELEWMAFHDSLTGLANRTSILRSIQKSLDKKAPHCFALLFIDFDRFKLVNDSLGHEAGDDLLKQISQRIRKSLRGNDITPARLGGDEFLVLLENLNCPEDAIRVAERLEDILWPAYQIGPHSVISTASIGIVTNQHHFETASEMLRDADLAMYAAKSSGKACYRVFDETMRERAELHMQLEEQLNVAIERDELVIAYQPIVSLTSGQLDGVEALIRWQHPDYGLIMPDRFIPIAEESDLIIQIESWVLDRACQQWVDWQKNLGDKAPKCVHVNLSRKQLLLPEMVQRVADVLAKYRMPPGSLHLEVTESMIMEEMETGIAKLKELRQLGVRIDMDDFGTGHSSLSCLHEFPIDVLKVDRSFVANLKNVKDYAALLEAVLVLADNLGLKVVAEGIETKEQLVLLQSLDCELGQGYFFAKPLFAEDLENFVHDFHQRIGNKTERVTVGGY